GTTCTTCGGAAGTATTGCAGCAGCCATTAAATTAGAAAACCCAGTTTTCCTTATTTTAACCTTTATCGCTTTGGTATTATCGTTTGGTTTTATATTGGTAAATCCCAATACTTCTAAGGTGGTTTTACTTTTTGGTAAATACATAGGAACAATCAAACAAAATGGTTTGTACTGGGCGAATCCATTTTACACAAAAAGAAAAATATCTTTACGTGCGAGTAACTTTGATAGTGAGCGTTTAAAGGTGAACGATAAATTAGGAAACCCAGTTATGATTAGTACTATTTTGGTATGGAGAGTAACAGACACTTATAAAGCTGCTTTTGATGTTGATAACTACGAAAACTTTGTTCGTGTACAAACCGATGCTGCAGTTAGAAAATTAGCTAGTATGTATCCTTACGATAATTTTGCCGACGAAGGACATGAAGAAGATATAACACTTAGATCTAGTGTTAATGAAGTAAGTGAAACTTTAGAAAAAGAATTAGAAGAAAGATTATCTATTGCCGGAATTGAAGTTTTAGAAGCAAGAATAGGATACTTAGCTTATGCTCAAGAAATCGCAAATGCAATGCTTAAAAGACAGCAAGCTACAGCTATTGTTGCTGCTCGTCATAAAATTGTAGAAGGTGCAGTGAGCATGGTTGAAATGGCATTAGAAGAATTAAATAAAAAGGAAATAGTGGAATTAGATGAAGAGCGAAAAGCTGCAATGGTTAGTAACTTAATGGTTGTACTTTGTGGTGATAAAGATGCATCTCCAGTATTAAACACAGGAACACTAAGTCATTAATTTTACATGGATAAATCTCAATTTAAATTCACTTTAGTTGACGGAGAAGTAGTTGTTGATAATGAAGTTATCAAAATTTATAAAAAAGGTGGTTTTCTTAAGGAAATAAAAGAAAAAAGCTGGTTATTGTTCATATCAATTTTAATCATTTACAAAGTCCAGAAAAGTATTTTTAATAATGATTTTGAATCTACCATGGATTATGTTGGATTTGCTTTAAGACTTCTTGTGGCCTTAGTTATATTATTATTAGGTATTTATTATGCTTTCAGATATAATTGGTTAAGTTCAATTCAATTAAACACTATTGAAACAGTAGAATTTGAAGAAAATAACAATGAAATAGAATTAACCCTCGTAACTTCTAATAATCGTGAGAAAATATTAAACTTTCGCAAATTGGAAAATCAAGTTGATCCTTTTATTCAGGTTATCCAAAAGAGAAATTCAAGAGTAAAAATTAAAAACATTTAACTATGAAAGAATATAAAGTAATTATGCTCAAATTAGGCTTTAAAAACAGATATAGTAAATTAGAAGAATTACTAAATCAGTATGCTAGAGAAGGTTGGGTATTAAAGCACTTAGGAGAAGGTTGGACAAATATTGTTTTTGAAAGAGATAAAAACAGATAATTAATGAGAGTATTTAAAGAAGAACAACGATTTACTCAATTATGGATAATTGTAGTGTTAGTAATGAGTACTATTGTACCATTAGCTCTATTTGCCCGAGCATATGCTAATAATCAAATGTCTTTACAAGACGTAATTATCGCTTCAACTCTTATATTAGCAAGTTGTTTTTTCATTTTTGTATTCAAATTGACCACAAAAATTGATAAAGCAGGAATCCATTATAAATTCTCTCCAGTACATTTTTCATTTAAACTGATTAAATGGAATGATATGGAAGAAGTTTATACTAGAAAATATGATGCGATTAGTGAATTTGGAGGTTGGGGATTTAAAGTTAATCCCTTTAGAAAAAAGAACAAGAGTATTGCCTTAAATATTGCAGGCGATGACGGAATTCAAATCCTAACCAAAGAAGGAAAACAAATCTTAATAGGAACACAACAACTAACTAAGGTTAATCAGAGCATAAAATACTATACTAAAAATAACGAAACCGATGTTTAAAGTACTACTATATCTTTTTATGTATATCACATATTTGGTGATTTCATTCATATAAAAACGATTTGTAAAATTTAATTATGGCGAAGAAAAAAGCATTTGCATTACGAATAAATGAAGACATGCTAAAAGCAATTGAAAAATGGGCTTCAGACGAATTTCGATCTACTAATGGACAGATTGAATGGATGCTTATGCAAACTTTAAAGGAAGCAAAAAGAGAACCTAAAAAGAAAAACGAAGAGTAATTCAGTTGCGTTAACACTTTTTTAAGAAATCCTAAAATGATTTAAATGTATTTTTAGCTTTTCTTAATCAACTAATTAATTCTTCATGAAAAAATCTATTTCATTACTATTGTTCTTAGTAAGCTTTATAGCGTTTGGACAAGAGTTTTCTATGGACATTGTTAAAAACATGAAACCTAGAAATATTGGACCAGGTGGAATGAGTGGTCGTGTGACTGCCATTGATGTTGTTCTTAAAAATCCCGATGTAATGTATGTTGGAACCGCTTCTGGTGGTTTATGGAAATCTACTTCTGGTGGTATCAAATGGGAACCAATCTTCGATAAAGAAGTTACTGCTTCAATTGGTGCTGTAGCCATTCAACAATCTAATCCGAGTGTAATTTGGGTTGGAACTGGAGAAGGAAACCCACGTAATAGTTTAAATGGTGGTTACGGAGTTTATAAATCATTAGATGGAGGTAAGACTTGGAAGTCTATGGGACTTGAAAAAACACGTCATATTCATCGTGTAATTATTCATCCAAATAATCCAGATGTTGTTTACGTAGCTGCAATCGGTTCACCTTGGGGAGAACATAAAGAGAGAGGAGTTTACAAAACTACTGATGGTGGTAAAACTTGGAAACAAATCTTATTCAATAATATCAAAACTGGAACGGCTGACTTAGTTATGGATCCATCGAATCCTAACAAACTTATTGCAGCAATGTGGGAGCATAAACGTGATCCTTGGTTCTTTAAATCTGGTGGTAAAGGAAGTGGTTTATATATCACACATGATGGTGGAGAAAATTGGAAAAAAGTAACCGATAAAGAAGGTTTCCCGAAAGGAGATTTAGGTAGAATTGGAGTTTCAATTTCAAGAAGTAATCCAAATGTGGTGTATGCTTTAGTTGAAGCTAAAAAGAATGCGCTGTATAGAAGTGATGATGGTGGTTTCAAATGGAAAATGGTAAATAATAAATCAGGAACTTCTGGTATTGGAAATCGTCCTTTCTATTATTCTGAAATTTATACAGATCCTCAAAATGAGAATAGAGTTTACAGTATTTATACTTATGTAAATGTTTCTCAAGACGGTGGAAAAAGCTTTAAAATGTTGATGCCTGCTTATGGCGCTAATAATGGAGTTCACCCTGATCATCACGCTTGGTGGATTCATCCAGAAAATGGGAAATTCATGATTGATGGAAATGATGGCGGATTAAACATTACTAAAGATGGTGGTAAAACTTGGCGTTTTATTGGAAACTTACCAGTTGCGCAATTTTATCATATCAATGTTGATAACGAATTTCCGTATAACGTTTATGGAGGAATGCAAGATAATGGTTCTTGGAGAGGACCTGCTTATGTATGGAAAGATCAAGGAATACGAAACTCATATTGGCAAGAAATTAGTTTTGGAGACGGTTTCGATGTAGTTCCAGATAAGGATGATTCTAGATATGGATGGTCTATGAGCCAACAAGGATTTGTTTCTAGATATGATTATAAAACTGGAAATAACTACACTGTACGTCCAACACATCCTGATGCTAATGTAAAGTTACGTTTCAACTGGAACTCTGCTATAAACATTGATCCTTTTGATAATTCTACAATTTATTTTGGAAGTCAATTTGTACATAAGTCAACTGATAAAGGGTTGACTTGGGAAATCATTTCTCCAGATTTAACTACTAATGATAAATCAAAGCAAAAACAACATGAAAGTGGAGGATTAACAATGGATGCTACTGGTGCAGAAAATCACTGTACTGTTTTAGTTATTGAACCTTCTCCATTAGAAAAAAACATGTTGTGGGCAGCAACTGATGATGGACAAGTACATTTTACTCAAAATGGAGGAGCTACTTGGACAGATGTTTCTAAAAACGTTAAGGGATTACCAGCTAACAGTTGGATCACGCAAATCAAAGCTTCAAACAAAAATAAAGGAGAAGCATTGTTAGTAGCGAATGATTATCGTCGTTTTAATTATACTCCTTATGCTTTCCGTACAAAAGATTACGGTAAAACATGGGAACGTATTGTTGATCAAAATGATGTAAAGAGTTATGCCTTATGTATCGTAGAAGATCCTGTAGAGTCTAACTTGTTATTCTTAGGAACTGATGATGGATTATACATTTCTGTTGATGCTGGAAATAAGTGGACAAAATGGACTGAAGGTTTCCCAACTGTATCTGTTAAGGATTTAGTAATTCAACCAAGAGAACATGATTTAGTTATTGGAACTTTTGGTAGAGCAGCTTGGGTATTAGATGATATCCGTCCGTTAAGAGCAATTGCAAAAAATAAATCTGTATTAAGCAAAAAGATTGAACTTTTCAATCCACCTACAGCGTATCAAGCAAGCTATCAACAACCTTCAGGAACTAGATTTGGAGCTGATGCTTTATTTAATGGAAAAAACCGAGGTTATGGTGCATTAATGCAATTTTATATTAACAAGCCAAAACCAAAAAAGAAGAAAAAAAAGAGTAAGGATAAGTCTGATATGAAAAAAGAAGAGAATAAAATAAAATGGGATTCTCTTAAATTTGAGTTCTTTGATGGTACTCGCTTAAT
This genomic window from Tenacibaculum sp. 190524A05c contains:
- a CDS encoding SPFH domain-containing protein is translated as MESEKIIKPANGYLMLTIFFISFFGSIAAAIKLENPVFLILTFIALVLSFGFILVNPNTSKVVLLFGKYIGTIKQNGLYWANPFYTKRKISLRASNFDSERLKVNDKLGNPVMISTILVWRVTDTYKAAFDVDNYENFVRVQTDAAVRKLASMYPYDNFADEGHEEDITLRSSVNEVSETLEKELEERLSIAGIEVLEARIGYLAYAQEIANAMLKRQQATAIVAARHKIVEGAVSMVEMALEELNKKEIVELDEERKAAMVSNLMVVLCGDKDASPVLNTGTLSH
- a CDS encoding VPS10 domain-containing protein; the encoded protein is MKKSISLLLFLVSFIAFGQEFSMDIVKNMKPRNIGPGGMSGRVTAIDVVLKNPDVMYVGTASGGLWKSTSGGIKWEPIFDKEVTASIGAVAIQQSNPSVIWVGTGEGNPRNSLNGGYGVYKSLDGGKTWKSMGLEKTRHIHRVIIHPNNPDVVYVAAIGSPWGEHKERGVYKTTDGGKTWKQILFNNIKTGTADLVMDPSNPNKLIAAMWEHKRDPWFFKSGGKGSGLYITHDGGENWKKVTDKEGFPKGDLGRIGVSISRSNPNVVYALVEAKKNALYRSDDGGFKWKMVNNKSGTSGIGNRPFYYSEIYTDPQNENRVYSIYTYVNVSQDGGKSFKMLMPAYGANNGVHPDHHAWWIHPENGKFMIDGNDGGLNITKDGGKTWRFIGNLPVAQFYHINVDNEFPYNVYGGMQDNGSWRGPAYVWKDQGIRNSYWQEISFGDGFDVVPDKDDSRYGWSMSQQGFVSRYDYKTGNNYTVRPTHPDANVKLRFNWNSAINIDPFDNSTIYFGSQFVHKSTDKGLTWEIISPDLTTNDKSKQKQHESGGLTMDATGAENHCTVLVIEPSPLEKNMLWAATDDGQVHFTQNGGATWTDVSKNVKGLPANSWITQIKASNKNKGEALLVANDYRRFNYTPYAFRTKDYGKTWERIVDQNDVKSYALCIVEDPVESNLLFLGTDDGLYISVDAGNKWTKWTEGFPTVSVKDLVIQPREHDLVIGTFGRAAWVLDDIRPLRAIAKNKSVLSKKIELFNPPTAYQASYQQPSGTRFGADALFNGKNRGYGALMQFYINKPKPKKKKKKSKDKSDMKKEENKIKWDSLKFEFFDGTRLIRTLKRKVPKENGIHTATWYMTEKGVPRASRRIRKSKSEPSGVSVKPGTYKVKLTFGDQTSEQNITVKYDPRLTISNEAINQKYNTSKELEKHQEVMVNAVKQLVESKKIAEGYKKELSTKDKKKYKDQIKASKDIIKKIDTILTVYLGKVDKRQGIVRSPEPNVSNRLGTASWYINSRFGNQTATETRLINQFKTSLKEALGQTNAFFNKDWPAYKGEVEKITISPFKETKIFQLN
- a CDS encoding Arc family DNA binding domain-containing protein; amino-acid sequence: MAKKKAFALRINEDMLKAIEKWASDEFRSTNGQIEWMLMQTLKEAKREPKKKNEE
- a CDS encoding DUF4177 domain-containing protein; this encodes MKEYKVIMLKLGFKNRYSKLEELLNQYAREGWVLKHLGEGWTNIVFERDKNR